The following proteins come from a genomic window of Betaproteobacteria bacterium:
- a CDS encoding MATE family efflux transporter, which yields MPLHALPAARLSASGTCIVDYAAVMRLALPLFINIAIQAILNVTDIWFIGRISVEATAAIGAINWLVIIAILDLGGLGMGVQSLVAQAHGAKRYRRATSLTWNALWGTLLVLPLFLLVSQACGAILAPFGLQKSTVAIANQFWEPRLQWAAVSTALWAVSGFFNGIGRPVFTLCIMAVVAISNVLLNAWFMFGLGLGIAGVAWATNLATETGLIVGMGLFISKRFQSRFATRLLWRMRWPRLRAVCALGFPIGLFFSVDLFGLALFQLMTTKVGETDGAATQIVMTLTSIAYWPGIGIAMAGTTLVGTAMGAKRPGWAFTLGKSIGMMTACYMGAVGLVLALLGAFLMSTFAGANDPHAPEVARLGITLLWIAAAYQFFDGLNLGFGACLRGAGDVVMPTLWLAMLSLGVFIPLTHMLTFAPGQGWVAFLPQLAYGAPGAWGAAFVYVALLGSVLALRWRGKRWMRTN from the coding sequence ATGCCGTTGCATGCATTGCCTGCCGCTCGCTTAAGTGCCAGCGGCACGTGTATCGTGGATTACGCCGCCGTGATGCGCCTGGCGCTCCCGCTGTTCATCAACATCGCCATCCAGGCCATCTTGAACGTGACGGACATCTGGTTCATTGGCCGCATCTCCGTGGAGGCGACCGCGGCCATCGGTGCCATCAATTGGTTGGTCATCATCGCCATTCTGGACTTGGGCGGGCTGGGGATGGGAGTGCAATCGTTGGTGGCGCAGGCCCATGGCGCCAAGCGTTACCGGCGTGCCACGAGTCTCACCTGGAACGCATTGTGGGGAACGCTGCTGGTGCTTCCGTTATTCTTGCTGGTGTCACAAGCATGCGGCGCGATATTGGCCCCCTTCGGTTTGCAGAAGAGTACGGTGGCCATTGCGAACCAGTTCTGGGAACCGCGGCTGCAGTGGGCAGCGGTAAGCACGGCGCTGTGGGCGGTGTCGGGATTCTTCAATGGCATCGGCCGGCCGGTGTTCACCTTGTGCATCATGGCCGTGGTGGCCATTTCCAATGTCTTGCTCAACGCCTGGTTCATGTTTGGACTGGGGCTTGGAATCGCCGGCGTTGCCTGGGCGACCAACCTCGCCACCGAGACCGGGCTTATCGTGGGCATGGGGCTGTTCATCTCCAAGCGCTTCCAGAGCCGGTTCGCAACGCGATTGCTGTGGCGCATGCGCTGGCCCCGGCTACGCGCGGTGTGTGCTCTCGGATTTCCCATTGGCCTGTTCTTCTCCGTGGATTTGTTCGGACTGGCGTTGTTTCAACTCATGACCACCAAGGTAGGTGAGACGGACGGCGCTGCCACTCAGATCGTGATGACGCTCACCTCCATCGCCTACTGGCCAGGTATCGGCATCGCCATGGCGGGAACGACCTTGGTGGGAACCGCCATGGGGGCGAAGCGCCCCGGCTGGGCCTTCACATTAGGCAAGAGCATAGGCATGATGACCGCGTGCTACATGGGTGCCGTCGGCTTGGTTCTGGCCCTTTTGGGCGCGTTCTTGATGTCTACCTTTGCAGGCGCGAACGATCCCCATGCACCGGAAGTCGCACGGCTGGGAATCACCTTGCTGTGGATCGCGGCGGCTTACCAGTTCTTCGACGGACTCAATCTTGGCTTCGGTGCGTGCTTGCGTGGCGCAGGTGACGTGGTAATGCCTACATTGTGGCTCGCAATGCTCTCGCTCGGCGTATTCATACCGCTGACTCACATGCTCACCTTCGCGCCGGGACAGGGCTGGGTTGCGTTTCTTCCGCAACTGGCCTACGGTGCACCAGGAGCATGGGGGGCAGCTTTTGTGTATGTGGCGCTGCTGGGTTCGGTGCTCGCCTTGCGTTGGCGGGGCAAGCGCTGGATGAGAACCAACTAA
- a CDS encoding SDR family oxidoreductase yields MLKEDDEGFSGKVAMVAGGGAKDDGIGNGRAAAILLARAGARVVVVDRELALAQRTVEMIAAEGGQATAIAADLTDERQCRITVEEAVNRFGRLDYLDNNVGIVSTKNVVDESAEHWRRVMQVNVECMFLTAKYAIPAMIGTAGGGAIVNVSSISALRPRGLTAYSASKGAVIALTRAMAVDHGKDGIRVNCVAPGAVFTPMVYTSGMSAEARERRRKASLLSVEGTGWDIGQAARFLLSNRARFITGHTLVVDGGTTLMGPPRHTDTQ; encoded by the coding sequence ATGTTGAAGGAAGACGACGAAGGATTTTCCGGCAAGGTCGCCATGGTGGCCGGAGGCGGGGCAAAGGATGACGGCATCGGCAATGGCCGCGCGGCCGCGATTCTCTTGGCGAGAGCTGGCGCCAGGGTCGTCGTGGTGGACCGGGAACTTGCGCTGGCGCAGCGCACGGTGGAAATGATCGCGGCCGAAGGCGGCCAGGCCACGGCCATCGCCGCGGATCTCACCGACGAGCGCCAGTGCCGCATCACGGTGGAGGAAGCCGTCAACCGTTTCGGCCGGCTGGATTATCTCGACAACAACGTGGGTATCGTCAGCACCAAAAACGTGGTGGATGAAAGTGCCGAGCACTGGCGGCGCGTCATGCAAGTCAACGTAGAGTGCATGTTCCTCACCGCCAAGTACGCGATTCCCGCCATGATCGGTACGGCGGGCGGCGGCGCTATCGTGAACGTGTCCTCCATCTCCGCGTTGCGTCCTCGCGGCCTTACGGCGTATTCAGCCTCCAAAGGCGCGGTCATCGCGCTCACCCGCGCGATGGCGGTGGATCATGGGAAGGATGGCATCCGCGTGAACTGCGTGGCGCCTGGGGCGGTGTTCACACCCATGGTGTACACGTCGGGGATGAGCGCGGAGGCGCGAGAGCGGCGCCGCAAGGCCTCGCTATTGAGCGTCGAAGGGACGGGTTGGGATATCGGTCAAGCGGCGCGCTTTCTACTTTCCAACCGCGCTCGCTTCATTACCGGGCACACATTGGTGGTGGACGGTGGCACCACCTTGATGGGACCGCCACGCCACACCGACACTCAATGA
- a CDS encoding TIGR02281 family clan AA aspartic protease → MFLATVPAMHSCERCRMTKGLTKMSWALRGAMAAMTISAVPLAPAAAQEVTIHGLSEGMAVASMAKGKPKVLRPGDSLAEGIKLVKSGPASATFLVNGEKKTFNMGHNISVATTGSGATQVTLTSDTSGHFIAEGSINGGSIRFLVDTGATTIFLSAADARRLGINYLKGRPGFSETAGGTIRIYWVKLDTVKIGEVSASNVDAVVSEQEQMPFALLGMSFLNRMRMDRDGDRLTLTKRF, encoded by the coding sequence TTGTTTCTTGCCACCGTACCGGCGATGCATTCATGCGAGCGATGTCGAATGACGAAAGGACTCACGAAAATGAGTTGGGCCCTACGGGGCGCCATGGCCGCCATGACCATTTCGGCGGTGCCCCTCGCACCGGCCGCAGCGCAGGAAGTGACTATTCACGGGCTCTCGGAGGGCATGGCCGTGGCTTCCATGGCGAAAGGCAAGCCCAAGGTATTGCGGCCCGGGGATTCCCTCGCGGAAGGAATCAAACTCGTTAAGTCCGGCCCGGCCTCCGCCACCTTCCTTGTCAATGGCGAGAAAAAAACCTTCAACATGGGCCATAACATATCGGTCGCCACCACGGGTTCGGGCGCCACTCAAGTGACCCTAACCTCCGATACGAGCGGACACTTCATTGCCGAGGGCAGCATCAATGGCGGTTCCATCCGCTTTCTCGTGGATACGGGAGCAACCACCATCTTTCTCAGCGCTGCGGATGCGCGCCGCCTAGGGATCAACTACTTGAAAGGCCGGCCTGGATTCTCGGAGACAGCTGGCGGCACCATCCGAATATATTGGGTCAAACTCGACACGGTGAAAATCGGCGAGGTAAGCGCCTCGAACGTGGACGCGGTGGTGAGCGAACAAGAACAAATGCCCTTCGCCTTGTTAGGCATGAGCTTCCTGAACCGCATGCGGATGGACCGCGATGGCGACCGCCTTACGCTTACAAAAAGATTCTAG
- a CDS encoding GTP cyclohydrolase I FolE2, with product MNHPGEIAIPDVQNFADARHLAIDRVGIKGIRHPIRVRDRTGGIQHTVAMFNMYVHLPHNFKGTHMSRFVEILNGHERELSVESFESILREMVRKLEADSGHIEMNFPYFINKAAPISGVNSLMDYDVTFVGEIENSEYSFTMKVVVPVTSLCPCSKKISDYGAHNQRSHVTVTAKTKGFVWIEDLVRMCEEQASCELYGLLKRPDEKYVTERAYDNPKFVEDMVRDVATVMNGDPRIESYVVESENFESIHNHSAYAFIRGDKRNGKR from the coding sequence ATGAATCACCCTGGCGAGATCGCCATTCCCGATGTACAAAATTTCGCCGATGCTCGCCATCTGGCCATCGATCGCGTGGGGATCAAAGGCATTCGCCACCCCATTCGCGTGCGCGATCGCACCGGCGGCATCCAACACACCGTCGCCATGTTCAATATGTACGTGCACTTGCCCCACAATTTCAAGGGCACGCATATGTCGCGGTTCGTGGAAATTCTCAACGGGCACGAGCGCGAGCTCTCCGTGGAATCCTTCGAATCCATCCTGCGCGAGATGGTGCGCAAACTGGAGGCGGATTCCGGCCACATCGAGATGAATTTTCCGTACTTCATCAATAAAGCGGCCCCCATATCGGGCGTGAATAGCTTGATGGACTACGACGTCACCTTCGTAGGCGAGATCGAGAACAGCGAATACAGCTTTACCATGAAGGTGGTCGTACCGGTGACCAGCCTATGCCCGTGCTCGAAGAAGATATCCGACTACGGCGCCCATAACCAGCGCTCTCACGTGACAGTGACCGCCAAGACCAAGGGGTTCGTGTGGATCGAAGACTTGGTGCGCATGTGCGAAGAGCAAGCCTCCTGTGAACTCTATGGCTTACTCAAGCGCCCAGACGAGAAGTACGTGACCGAGCGCGCCTACGATAATCCTAAGTTCGTGGAAGACATGGTGCGCGATGTCGCCACGGTGATGAACGGCGATCCGCGCATCGAGAGCTACGTGGTGGAGTCGGAAAATTTCGAATCCATTCACAACCACTCCGCCTACGCCTTCATCCGCGGAGACAAGCGCAACGGCAAGCGCTAA
- a CDS encoding 1-deoxy-D-xylulose-5-phosphate synthase, whose product MYPTLDSIHSPVDLRQLDRRILPRVADELRQFILASVSQTGGHLSSNLGTVELAVALHYAFNTPYDRLVWDVGHQTYAHKILTGRAAGMAKLRMYGGIAGFPRRVESEYDCFGTAHSSTSISAALGMAVAARHAGEKRGVVAIIGDGAMTAGMAFEALNNAGAMDTNLLVILNDNDMSISENVGALNSYLARLLTGRVYTAARKAGGRVLSVLPPIKAFARRAEEHVKGMVTPSTLFEEFGFRYIGPIDGHDVDGLVATLSNLRALDGPRFLHVVTKKGKGYKAAEDDPILYHGVGKFDLKLGIQSKPASKPAYTQVFGDWLCDMAARDDKLVAITPAMREGSGLVRFSKEYPERYFDVGIAEQHAVTFAAGLACEDAKPVVAIYSTFLQRAYDQLIHDVAIQELPVLFALDRGGLVGADGPTHHGAFDLSYLRCIPNITVMTPSDENECRQMLYTGYRLGKPAAVRYPRGTGPGVPVHAEMTALPIGKAQVRKQGEKLAILAFGGVLSAALEAGTSLNATVVNMRFVKPLDESLLAELSASHEFLVTVEENVIMGGAGSAVLEALQRLRCKIPVLQLGIPDRFIDHGDQASLVKECGLDAAGILASIRAWAI is encoded by the coding sequence ATGTATCCCACCCTCGACAGCATCCACTCGCCCGTGGACCTTCGCCAACTCGATAGGCGGATACTGCCGCGCGTGGCCGATGAACTGAGGCAATTCATCCTGGCATCGGTGTCGCAGACCGGCGGGCATCTGTCTTCCAACCTGGGGACTGTGGAGCTGGCCGTCGCATTGCATTACGCCTTCAATACCCCCTACGACCGCTTGGTTTGGGATGTGGGGCATCAAACCTACGCGCATAAGATTCTCACGGGGCGCGCGGCGGGCATGGCAAAGCTTCGTATGTACGGTGGCATTGCCGGCTTTCCCCGCCGGGTGGAGAGCGAATACGATTGCTTTGGCACCGCCCATTCGAGCACTTCGATCAGCGCGGCGCTCGGTATGGCAGTCGCGGCGCGGCACGCCGGCGAGAAGCGCGGTGTCGTGGCCATCATTGGCGACGGTGCCATGACCGCGGGCATGGCCTTCGAGGCCCTGAACAATGCCGGAGCCATGGATACCAATCTCTTGGTGATCCTGAACGATAATGACATGTCCATCTCCGAGAACGTTGGGGCGCTCAACAGCTACCTCGCGCGTTTGCTCACCGGACGGGTATATACCGCCGCGCGCAAGGCAGGTGGCCGTGTCCTAAGCGTGTTGCCGCCCATCAAGGCGTTCGCACGCCGGGCGGAAGAGCACGTCAAGGGCATGGTCACACCGAGTACATTGTTCGAGGAGTTTGGGTTCCGTTACATCGGGCCGATCGATGGCCATGATGTGGACGGGTTGGTGGCCACGCTCTCCAACCTGCGCGCGCTGGACGGGCCGCGGTTCCTGCACGTGGTCACCAAGAAAGGGAAGGGATACAAGGCGGCGGAAGACGATCCCATCCTCTACCACGGTGTCGGCAAGTTCGATCTCAAACTTGGGATTCAGTCAAAGCCCGCCTCCAAACCTGCCTACACTCAAGTGTTCGGAGATTGGCTGTGCGACATGGCCGCGCGCGATGACAAGCTCGTCGCCATCACCCCGGCCATGCGCGAAGGATCCGGGCTGGTGCGCTTTTCCAAGGAGTATCCAGAGCGTTACTTCGATGTGGGGATCGCCGAACAGCATGCGGTGACCTTCGCGGCGGGCTTGGCTTGCGAGGATGCGAAGCCCGTGGTGGCGATCTATTCCACGTTCTTGCAGCGCGCCTATGACCAACTCATTCACGACGTCGCGATACAGGAGTTGCCAGTGTTGTTCGCCCTGGACAGGGGCGGATTAGTGGGGGCGGATGGCCCCACGCACCACGGCGCTTTCGACCTGAGTTATCTACGATGCATCCCCAACATCACGGTCATGACGCCGAGCGACGAAAACGAGTGCCGCCAAATGCTCTACACCGGCTATCGGTTGGGCAAACCGGCTGCCGTGCGCTATCCGCGCGGAACGGGGCCCGGAGTGCCGGTTCATGCGGAAATGACCGCCTTGCCCATCGGCAAGGCCCAGGTTCGCAAGCAAGGAGAAAAGTTGGCCATTCTGGCCTTTGGTGGCGTACTAAGTGCTGCCCTGGAGGCAGGTACGTCACTCAATGCCACGGTGGTCAATATGCGGTTTGTGAAACCCTTGGATGAAAGCTTGCTCGCCGAATTGTCCGCGTCCCATGAATTCTTGGTGACAGTGGAAGAAAACGTCATCATGGGGGGTGCCGGAAGCGCGGTGCTGGAGGCGTTGCAACGCCTGCGCTGTAAAATTCCCGTCTTGCAATTGGGCATCCCCGACCGCTTCATCGATCATGGTGACCAGGCCTCCCTCGTCAAGGAGTGCGGCCTGGACGCCGCTGGCATCTTGGCCTCGATTCGAGCTTGGGCGATATAA
- a CDS encoding geranyl transferase — MRERQARIEAVLDSVLEAPGNLPSTLHQAMRYAVLGGGKRVRPLLAYAAGEAVQAPPQALDHVGAAVELIHAYSLVHDDLPCMDDDAMRRGKPTCHVQFGEATALLVGDSLQSLAFSALASTQGAGAQQKLEMVGILARACGSTGMAGGQAIDLESTGKSLSLSGLETMHRMKTGALIGAAVRMSALCGAGVEHLAGPSRVRPNLDRFAASLGLLFQIVDDLLDAEQDSATLGKTAGKDAQQGKATFVTLMGLANARRRAREVEAEALESLNVFGSEADRLRQLCRFIASRTY; from the coding sequence ATGCGTGAACGGCAGGCTCGCATCGAAGCGGTGCTGGACAGTGTATTGGAGGCGCCGGGAAATCTTCCAAGCACCTTGCACCAAGCGATGCGCTACGCCGTCCTGGGCGGTGGTAAACGCGTGCGGCCTTTGTTGGCTTATGCCGCGGGCGAGGCCGTGCAAGCCCCGCCGCAAGCCCTGGATCACGTGGGGGCGGCCGTTGAGTTGATTCACGCCTATTCCCTAGTGCACGACGATCTTCCCTGCATGGATGACGATGCCATGCGGCGCGGCAAACCCACCTGCCACGTACAGTTTGGAGAAGCCACGGCGCTCCTGGTGGGCGATAGCCTGCAAAGTCTCGCTTTCTCGGCCCTTGCCTCCACCCAAGGTGCCGGCGCGCAGCAAAAACTCGAGATGGTCGGCATACTCGCGCGGGCCTGCGGTTCCACCGGCATGGCGGGCGGTCAAGCGATCGATTTGGAAAGCACCGGCAAGTCCTTAAGCTTGAGTGGCCTCGAGACCATGCACCGCATGAAGACCGGGGCCTTGATCGGAGCTGCGGTTAGAATGAGTGCGTTGTGTGGCGCAGGTGTGGAACACTTGGCTGGTCCGAGTCGCGTGCGGCCGAACCTCGATAGATTCGCCGCGTCGTTGGGCCTGCTATTTCAGATCGTTGACGACTTGCTGGATGCGGAGCAAGACTCCGCGACGCTGGGAAAGACCGCGGGCAAGGATGCACAACAAGGCAAGGCCACCTTCGTGACGCTCATGGGACTGGCGAACGCCCGCCGGCGCGCCCGGGAAGTGGAGGCCGAGGCGCTTGAGAGCCTAAACGTTTTCGGTTCCGAGGCGGACCGTTTACGCCAGCTTTGCCGCTTCATCGCCTCTCGCACGTACTGA
- a CDS encoding exodeoxyribonuclease VII small subunit — MPDENQPQPESFESALAELEATVARMEGGQLTLKDSLAAYKRGAQLLRYCQEALQDAEQQVKILEGEVLQNFGGADNAS; from the coding sequence ATGCCTGATGAGAATCAACCCCAGCCGGAGAGTTTTGAGAGCGCTCTGGCTGAACTCGAAGCCACGGTCGCCCGCATGGAAGGCGGGCAACTCACCCTGAAGGATTCCTTGGCGGCCTACAAGCGCGGCGCCCAATTGTTGCGCTATTGCCAGGAGGCGCTCCAGGACGCGGAGCAGCAAGTCAAAATCCTCGAGGGCGAGGTGCTACAGAACTTTGGCGGTGCGGACAACGCTTCCTGA
- a CDS encoding aromatic ring-hydroxylating dioxygenase subunit alpha, with product MTDLSSTLALTRTPVPLPISWYFDPEIARLEQKLIFDAGPGYIGHEHLVPNTGDYYVLDWLPGAPVLVRGKDGIRLLSNVCRHRQSLLLSGHGNRENIVCPVHRWTYDLAGTLLGAPQFPNNPCLNLEATNLRNWRGLLFTGQRDPEKDLAGMNLLADYDYAGHLRDRVEISEYPFNWKTFLEIYLELYHVEAVHPGLRQFVDPSHWRWEFGEWWSSQQLGIYKNLAHKETPAYGHYIDELLKYRNGELPKYGTLWSMYYPNICLEWYPHCLVISTILPRGPDKCLNVVEFYYPEEVALFERTLVEAHQAAYFESAAQDQQICEHLHEGRRKLYASGQEQQGPYLMPAEDGMIHFHEFVRGYLEPALGQAS from the coding sequence ATGACAGATCTGTCTTCCACGCTGGCGCTCACCCGCACTCCGGTGCCGCTTCCGATCAGTTGGTACTTCGATCCCGAGATCGCGCGCTTGGAGCAAAAACTCATCTTCGATGCCGGACCAGGTTACATCGGTCATGAGCATCTGGTACCCAACACGGGCGACTACTACGTCTTGGATTGGTTGCCGGGCGCTCCCGTGCTGGTACGCGGGAAGGACGGCATCAGGTTGCTGAGCAATGTATGCCGCCACAGGCAATCCCTGTTGTTGAGCGGCCACGGCAATAGGGAGAACATCGTGTGCCCGGTTCATAGATGGACTTATGATCTGGCGGGCACGCTGCTGGGTGCCCCGCAATTTCCCAACAATCCCTGCTTGAACCTGGAAGCCACAAATCTGAGAAATTGGCGAGGACTTCTTTTTACGGGGCAGCGAGATCCAGAGAAAGACCTTGCGGGAATGAATCTCCTGGCGGACTACGATTACGCCGGTCACTTGCGAGATCGCGTGGAGATCAGCGAGTACCCCTTCAACTGGAAGACTTTCCTGGAGATTTATCTGGAGCTATACCACGTGGAGGCGGTTCATCCTGGCCTGCGACAGTTCGTTGACCCCAGCCATTGGCGCTGGGAGTTTGGCGAATGGTGGAGCTCCCAACAACTGGGGATCTACAAGAATCTTGCCCACAAGGAAACTCCAGCCTACGGCCATTACATCGACGAGTTGCTCAAGTATCGCAACGGAGAGCTGCCCAAGTACGGAACGCTCTGGTCCATGTATTACCCCAACATTTGCCTGGAGTGGTATCCCCATTGCTTGGTAATCAGCACCATTCTGCCTAGAGGGCCGGACAAATGCCTCAACGTCGTGGAGTTCTATTATCCCGAGGAAGTCGCGTTGTTCGAGCGCACGCTGGTGGAGGCCCATCAAGCCGCGTACTTCGAAAGCGCGGCCCAGGACCAGCAGATCTGCGAACATCTGCACGAGGGGCGGCGAAAGCTCTATGCGAGCGGGCAGGAACAACAAGGCCCCTATCTCATGCCGGCCGAGGATGGGATGATTCATTTTCACGAGTTCGTGCGCGGCTATCTCGAACCCGCGCTTGGGCAAGCGAGCTAA